In the Halobacteriovoraceae bacterium genome, one interval contains:
- a CDS encoding DUF3050 domain-containing protein, with translation MELFFDKQIETKINNLSIHRLSKYLTSIENLRIFMEIHVFAVYDFMSLLKSLQREITCVNIPWAPSKYSKNSVRFINEIVVGEESDLDLDGNFNDHFTMYLEAMEEIGANTTEIKNFIEKKDLAIIKDEVIRDFLLFNFDIALTKPPYIIASVFLFGREDIIPKIFSPIVEILRKNSLHCPKLLYYLDRHIELDGNQHSVLAKALLEELCEGKSTKIIQAKEFALSALSLREKLWDFTIEKFK, from the coding sequence ATGGAACTATTTTTTGATAAACAAATTGAAACTAAAATTAATAACCTCTCAATTCATAGACTGAGTAAATATCTCACCAGTATAGAAAATTTAAGAATTTTCATGGAGATACATGTTTTTGCTGTCTACGACTTTATGTCACTCCTGAAATCCCTACAAAGAGAAATCACTTGCGTTAATATTCCTTGGGCCCCATCGAAATATAGTAAAAATTCAGTTCGCTTTATCAATGAAATTGTTGTGGGCGAAGAAAGTGACCTGGATCTAGATGGAAACTTTAATGACCATTTTACCATGTATTTAGAGGCCATGGAGGAAATTGGTGCGAACACAACTGAAATTAAAAATTTTATCGAAAAAAAAGATCTTGCTATTATCAAAGACGAGGTTATACGAGATTTTTTACTTTTTAATTTCGATATAGCTCTAACAAAACCTCCCTACATTATTGCCAGTGTCTTTCTTTTTGGAAGAGAAGATATCATTCCCAAAATATTTTCACCCATTGTTGAAATCTTAAGAAAGAATTCCCTTCACTGTCCCAAATTACTCTACTATCTTGATAGACATATAGAACTAGATGGCAATCAACATAGTGTTTTAGCAAAAGCTCTCCTTGAAGAACTTTGTGAAGGAAAAAGTACAAAAATAATTCAGGCAAAGGAATTCGCACTAAGTGCTTTGTCATTAAGAGAAAAACTTTGGGATTTTACTATAGAGAAATTCAAATGA
- a CDS encoding DedA family protein: MGFYYREIQMTGEYVALFFSTFLSATLIPIGSAPVVALMIQQGYNVQTCLIVATLGNTLGGMTNYVIGLMGKLEWAEKYLKIKREKIYKFQYKVQKYGHLISLFTWLPVIGDPLSLALGYFRIPWFLVFVFMLIGKYLRYLVWALVTLEVIKSGIF, encoded by the coding sequence TTGGGATTTTACTATAGAGAAATTCAAATGACAGGTGAGTACGTTGCACTTTTTTTTTCTACTTTTCTATCTGCAACTCTCATTCCGATTGGATCAGCTCCTGTTGTTGCTTTGATGATCCAACAAGGTTATAACGTTCAAACCTGTCTTATTGTTGCCACTTTAGGCAATACCCTTGGTGGAATGACAAACTATGTAATTGGCCTGATGGGAAAACTTGAATGGGCCGAAAAATACTTGAAAATTAAACGTGAAAAAATTTACAAATTTCAATATAAGGTTCAAAAATATGGCCATCTTATTTCATTATTTACCTGGTTACCTGTCATTGGTGATCCTCTGTCTTTAGCTCTAGGCTACTTTAGAATACCTTGGTTTCTGGTTTTTGTTTTTATGCTCATTGGAAAATACCTTAGATATCTCGTCTGGGCACTGGTTACATTAGAAGTAATCAAGTCGGGTATCTTTTAG